Proteins from one Fischerella sp. PCC 9605 genomic window:
- a CDS encoding argininosuccinate synthase, with protein MGRAKKVVLAYSGGVDTSVCIPYLKHEWGVEEVITLAADLGQGDELEPVREKALKSGASESLVADVKETFVKDYAFPAIQANALYEGCYPLATALARPLIAKVLVETAEKYGADAIAHGCTGKGNDQVRFDVAVAALNPHLKILAPAREWGMSREQTIAYGEQFGIPAPVKKSSPYSIDRNLLGRSIEAGILEDPAVEPPEEIYLMTKAIAHAPDEPEYIEIGFTRGIPTSLNGEAKNSIELIEQINQVAGRHGVGRIDMIENRLVGIKSREIYESPAMVVLIQAHRDLESLTLTADVTHYKRGIEESYSQLIYNGLWYSPLKAALDAFIQKTQEQVSGTVRVKLFKGNAAIVGRRSENSLYTPDLATYGAEDQFDHKAAEGFIYVWGLPTRIWAQQGKR; from the coding sequence ATGGGTCGCGCCAAAAAGGTTGTCTTGGCATATTCTGGCGGAGTAGATACATCAGTGTGCATTCCCTACCTTAAGCATGAGTGGGGCGTGGAAGAAGTGATTACCCTAGCAGCAGACTTGGGCCAGGGGGATGAATTGGAACCAGTCCGAGAAAAAGCCTTGAAATCAGGTGCAAGTGAATCGTTGGTAGCCGATGTCAAAGAAACCTTTGTGAAAGATTATGCTTTTCCTGCTATTCAAGCCAATGCTCTTTACGAGGGCTGCTATCCTCTAGCAACAGCGCTTGCTCGTCCACTGATTGCTAAGGTATTAGTAGAAACCGCAGAAAAATATGGTGCTGATGCGATCGCTCACGGCTGTACTGGTAAGGGTAACGATCAGGTGCGCTTTGATGTTGCCGTTGCAGCCCTTAATCCCCATCTCAAAATTCTCGCACCTGCGCGGGAATGGGGAATGAGTCGCGAGCAAACTATCGCCTACGGAGAACAGTTTGGCATCCCCGCACCAGTCAAAAAATCTTCTCCCTACAGTATTGATCGGAATTTACTTGGTCGGAGCATTGAAGCAGGTATTTTGGAAGATCCAGCAGTAGAACCACCAGAAGAAATTTATTTGATGACAAAAGCGATCGCTCACGCTCCCGATGAACCAGAGTACATTGAAATTGGTTTTACTAGAGGCATTCCTACTAGCCTTAACGGCGAAGCAAAAAACTCGATTGAGCTAATTGAACAAATCAATCAGGTCGCAGGAAGGCATGGTGTCGGGCGCATCGACATGATTGAAAACCGCTTGGTAGGGATTAAATCGCGGGAAATCTACGAATCCCCTGCGATGGTAGTGTTAATTCAAGCGCATCGCGATTTGGAAAGTCTGACATTGACGGCAGATGTCACCCATTACAAACGTGGGATTGAAGAATCTTACAGCCAATTGATTTACAACGGTTTGTGGTATAGTCCCTTGAAAGCAGCCCTTGATGCTTTTATTCAAAAAACCCAAGAGCAAGTGTCTGGTACTGTGCGGGTGAAGTTATTCAAAGGTAACGCTGCGATCGTTGGGCGTCGTTCTGAAAATTCTTTGTACACTCCTGATTTGGCAACCTACGGGGCTGAAGACCAATTTGACCATAAAGCAGCTGAAGGCTTTATCTATGTTTGGGGTCTGCCTACTCGGATTTGGGCACAGCAAGGTAAGAGATAG
- a CDS encoding DedA family protein encodes MSLEFISLENIQEIAHQYGYWAVFLGILLENLGIPIPGETVTLVGGFLAGSHELNYWLVLGDAIAGAVIGGIFGYWVGRIGGWSMLVRLGSLFRISETRLLNIKEQFSDNAAKAVFFGRFLALLRIFAAPLAGIAEMPFGKFCLYNLAGASTWASVMVTLAFFAGRIISLEQLVAWVSKFAIAALLIVVAIIAIPLWLEARQVNRTAGE; translated from the coding sequence ATGTCTTTGGAATTCATCTCGCTAGAAAATATCCAAGAAATTGCCCATCAATACGGATACTGGGCAGTTTTTTTGGGAATTTTATTAGAGAATTTGGGCATTCCCATTCCTGGTGAAACCGTAACCCTAGTAGGTGGGTTCCTAGCCGGTAGTCATGAACTCAACTACTGGCTAGTTCTAGGTGATGCGATTGCAGGAGCCGTGATTGGCGGAATTTTTGGTTATTGGGTTGGTAGAATAGGCGGCTGGTCGATGCTTGTGCGACTCGGTAGCCTGTTTAGGATCTCAGAAACCCGACTTTTGAATATCAAAGAACAATTTAGTGATAATGCAGCGAAAGCTGTATTTTTTGGGCGTTTTTTAGCCTTGCTGCGTATTTTTGCAGCACCACTAGCTGGTATAGCCGAAATGCCTTTCGGAAAATTCTGTCTATACAATCTGGCAGGAGCAAGTACGTGGGCTAGTGTAATGGTGACACTAGCTTTTTTTGCAGGAAGAATTATCTCCCTAGAACAATTGGTTGCCTGGGTAAGTAAATTTGCGATCGCGGCCTTACTAATTGTTGTAGCTATAATCGCTATTCCTTTGTGGTTGGAAGCTCGTCAAGTTAATCGTACAGCCGGAGAGTAA
- a CDS encoding STAS domain-containing protein, translating into MTLISERQIILFKPQGRIDLQGGMALSEKMAGILPQKNQLWVIDLAEVDFMDSSGLVSLVQGLKAARQSGCRLVLCNVQASVRLILELTQLDSVFEIFHSYDDIHCIVNKSSLMLVG; encoded by the coding sequence ATGACTCTAATATCAGAACGTCAGATAATTTTGTTTAAACCCCAAGGACGCATAGACTTACAGGGTGGTATGGCTTTAAGCGAAAAGATGGCTGGAATTTTACCCCAGAAGAATCAACTCTGGGTGATCGATTTGGCTGAAGTTGATTTTATGGATAGTTCTGGGTTAGTTTCTTTGGTACAAGGATTGAAAGCTGCGCGTCAAAGTGGTTGTCGTCTGGTACTTTGCAACGTCCAAGCATCGGTGAGGTTAATTTTGGAACTCACCCAACTAGATTCGGTATTTGAAATTTTCCACTCTTACGATGACATTCATTGTATTGTCAATAAAAGCAGTCTAATGCTAGTGGGTTAA
- a CDS encoding Npun_F5560 family protein, translated as MSQTDTSTIQALSTEVSKLRQELQLRDQLVQQLSQELFRLVKGNTNFIPQPEVSERHQNELQALREQLQAVEQQVAFYQEQIASRDTEIYQLRQSVQELSDRSRMLEQVVQELPQIYRRKFEERMAPIREKVAMLQRENRQLQAELQSVSYRLALKTRTASHSGVDLPNFQRAASEESNISTVQNA; from the coding sequence GTGAGCCAAACTGATACCTCCACTATTCAAGCTCTATCTACAGAAGTGTCGAAGTTGCGTCAAGAATTGCAGCTTCGCGATCAATTGGTGCAACAGCTGTCTCAAGAACTCTTCCGATTGGTGAAGGGCAATACTAACTTTATACCCCAGCCAGAAGTATCTGAGCGCCATCAAAATGAGCTTCAAGCTTTGCGAGAACAACTGCAAGCCGTGGAGCAACAGGTGGCTTTTTATCAAGAACAAATAGCAAGTCGGGATACCGAAATTTACCAATTGCGGCAGTCAGTGCAAGAACTGAGCGATCGCAGTCGGATGCTAGAGCAAGTAGTACAGGAATTGCCGCAAATTTATCGTCGTAAGTTTGAGGAGCGTATGGCTCCAATTAGAGAGAAAGTAGCAATGCTACAAAGAGAAAACCGCCAGTTGCAAGCAGAACTGCAAAGCGTAAGTTATCGTTTGGCACTGAAAACCCGCACAGCTTCTCACAGCGGCGTCGATTTGCCAAATTTCCAACGGGCAGCATCTGAGGAAAGTAATATTTCTACAGTGCAAAATGCTTAA
- the rpsF gene encoding 30S ribosomal protein S6, with protein MQTGYETMYILRPDLGDEQVEQAISKYENLLREQGAENIQIQNRGKRRLAYEIKKHRDGIYIQMNYTGPGKMIAVLERAMRLSEEVIRYLTINQEVQQPKSTTEAA; from the coding sequence GTGCAGACAGGTTATGAAACAATGTACATCCTGCGTCCTGACTTGGGAGACGAGCAGGTAGAACAAGCAATTTCTAAATACGAGAACTTGCTTCGGGAACAAGGTGCTGAAAATATCCAAATTCAGAATCGCGGTAAGCGTCGTTTGGCTTATGAAATTAAAAAGCACCGGGATGGCATTTATATCCAGATGAATTACACTGGACCTGGAAAAATGATTGCTGTCTTAGAACGCGCTATGCGTTTGAGCGAAGAAGTAATTCGCTATCTGACAATCAATCAAGAAGTGCAACAACCAAAATCTACTACAGAAGCAGCATAA
- a CDS encoding fumarylacetoacetate hydrolase family protein, whose translation MAQRYVRVQNLEGQIYYGLLQLSLKVQLLDAPPWLQGQPTDMILESDHYQILAPCAPSKIIAVGKNYAEHAAEMETEVPPEPLIFMKPPTSVIASLEEIQYPHQSQRVDYEGELALVIGDRAADCTPEEAQMKIWGYTIANDVTARDLQRKDGQWTRAKSFDTFCPLGPWIVRELSPGARLQTFLNESTTPVQSASIDQMVFSPDFLVSYISKVMTLLPGDVVLTGTPFGVGPLKIGDRVRVEIEGIGRLENTVVARD comes from the coding sequence ATGGCACAGCGCTATGTGCGAGTTCAGAATTTAGAAGGGCAAATTTATTATGGGTTGTTACAACTATCCCTAAAAGTGCAACTACTGGATGCACCGCCCTGGTTACAAGGTCAACCTACAGATATGATTTTAGAATCAGATCATTATCAAATATTAGCTCCCTGCGCACCCTCGAAAATTATAGCAGTGGGGAAAAATTATGCAGAGCATGCGGCGGAAATGGAAACTGAAGTACCTCCTGAACCGCTAATTTTTATGAAGCCACCTACATCTGTGATTGCTTCGCTTGAGGAAATTCAGTATCCGCATCAGTCACAACGAGTAGACTATGAAGGAGAATTGGCATTAGTAATTGGCGATCGCGCTGCTGATTGCACACCAGAAGAAGCCCAAATGAAAATTTGGGGTTACACAATCGCCAATGATGTGACTGCGCGAGACTTACAACGAAAAGATGGTCAATGGACGCGAGCCAAAAGTTTTGATACTTTTTGTCCCCTTGGCCCGTGGATTGTCCGCGAATTAAGTCCAGGAGCAAGACTACAGACATTCTTAAATGAAAGCACCACTCCTGTGCAATCTGCCAGTATTGACCAAATGGTGTTTTCTCCGGATTTTCTTGTGTCTTACATCAGTAAAGTGATGACACTGTTGCCGGGTGATGTGGTGCTAACGGGTACGCCTTTTGGGGTGGGGCCGTTAAAAATAGGCGATCGCGTCCGTGTCGAAATAGAAGGCATTGGTCGCCTGGAAAACACAGTGGTAGCTCGTGATTAG
- a CDS encoding Tic20 family protein: MAWRGSTTVQDRIFACLPYLLPLIGALGFGFSLFQQFPALRILFLPLEPILVIYSILGPYGELIIFFALFLLVVRNEKINHFIRFNTLQALLLNIIVYLCSILLRLVALPGLSFALQTVATTIFLGIVIAVVYSVIQSLLGRYAEIPAISNAVYTQLPR; encoded by the coding sequence ATGGCTTGGCGCGGGTCTACGACGGTTCAAGACAGAATTTTTGCCTGCTTGCCTTATTTATTGCCTTTGATTGGCGCACTGGGATTCGGCTTCTCTTTATTCCAACAGTTCCCAGCACTAAGAATATTGTTTTTACCACTTGAACCCATACTTGTCATTTACAGTATCTTAGGACCTTATGGCGAATTGATTATTTTCTTTGCTTTGTTTTTGTTGGTGGTAAGAAACGAAAAAATTAATCATTTTATTCGTTTTAATACCTTGCAGGCGCTATTGTTAAACATTATTGTGTATCTGTGTAGCATTCTGTTACGACTTGTCGCACTTCCTGGTTTGAGTTTTGCATTGCAAACAGTAGCAACCACTATCTTTCTAGGCATAGTGATAGCGGTTGTTTATTCTGTCATTCAGTCTTTGTTGGGGCGTTACGCAGAAATTCCCGCAATTTCTAATGCAGTATACACGCAACTGCCGCGCTAG
- the glyA gene encoding serine hydroxymethyltransferase, producing the protein MSVTNSDFLASADPTVAGLINQELQRQRDHLELIASENFTSAAVLAAQGSVLTNKYAEGLPGKRYYGGCEFIDQIEQVAIDRAKQLFGAAHANVQPHSGAQANFAVFLSLLEPGDTIMGMDLSHGGHLTHGSPVNVSGKWFKVVHYGVSRETEQLDYDQVREQALRERPKLLICGYSAYPRVIDFEKFRSIADEVGAYLLADIAHIAGLVASGLHPNPISSCDVVTTTTHKTLRGPRGGLIMTRDPELGKKLDKAVFPGTQGGPLEHVIAAKAVAFGEALKPEFKTYSAQVIENARALAAQLQNRSFKLVSNGTDNHLMLVDLRSIGMTGKRADQLLGDVNITANKNTVPFDPESPFVTSGLRLGSPAVTTRGMGVAEFTEIGNIIADRLLNPDSESVAEDCRRRVAALCDRFPLYPHLVIPVPALA; encoded by the coding sequence GTGTCTGTGACTAATTCAGATTTTCTTGCCTCCGCCGATCCTACTGTTGCGGGGTTAATAAACCAAGAACTACAGCGTCAACGTGACCACTTGGAGTTGATTGCTAGTGAAAACTTTACCTCTGCAGCTGTATTAGCTGCACAGGGTTCAGTGCTTACCAATAAATATGCTGAGGGCTTGCCTGGTAAGCGTTACTATGGTGGTTGTGAATTCATAGACCAAATTGAGCAGGTAGCTATAGACCGTGCCAAGCAACTGTTTGGTGCTGCTCATGCAAATGTGCAACCCCATTCTGGTGCACAAGCTAATTTTGCTGTGTTTTTGAGCCTCTTGGAGCCAGGGGACACAATCATGGGGATGGATTTGTCTCACGGCGGACACCTGACCCACGGTTCACCAGTGAATGTGTCAGGAAAGTGGTTTAAAGTTGTTCATTACGGTGTCAGTCGGGAAACAGAACAACTAGACTACGACCAAGTTCGGGAGCAGGCGCTAAGGGAGCGTCCTAAGCTGCTGATTTGTGGCTATTCTGCCTATCCTCGCGTGATTGATTTTGAAAAATTCCGCAGTATTGCTGATGAAGTAGGAGCATACTTACTGGCAGACATTGCCCACATCGCCGGTTTAGTAGCAAGCGGTTTGCACCCCAACCCTATTTCCTCTTGTGATGTAGTAACAACTACTACTCATAAAACCCTACGTGGGCCTAGGGGTGGTTTAATCATGACCCGTGACCCAGAATTGGGTAAAAAACTCGATAAAGCAGTTTTCCCTGGCACTCAAGGTGGGCCCTTAGAACATGTCATTGCTGCTAAAGCAGTGGCTTTTGGAGAAGCCCTTAAGCCAGAATTTAAAACCTATTCTGCCCAAGTCATTGAAAATGCTCGTGCCTTGGCCGCACAACTACAAAATCGCAGCTTTAAGCTAGTATCAAATGGGACAGATAATCATTTGATGCTCGTTGATTTACGTAGCATTGGCATGACAGGCAAACGAGCAGACCAGCTGCTGGGTGATGTGAATATTACCGCCAATAAAAACACAGTTCCCTTCGATCCAGAGTCGCCATTTGTGACTAGTGGTTTGAGATTGGGTTCTCCAGCTGTAACAACACGGGGTATGGGAGTAGCAGAATTTACAGAGATTGGTAATATTATTGCCGATCGCCTGTTGAATCCAGATTCTGAGAGTGTTGCCGAAGATTGCCGGCGACGGGTGGCAGCATTGTGCGATCGCTTCCCCTTGTACCCTCATCTGGTAATTCCCGTACCAGCTTTAGCATAA
- a CDS encoding competence/damage-inducible protein A, which translates to MSAEIICVGTELLLGNILNSNSQYLAIQLAKLGIPHYYQTVVGDNPQRLKHVMEIASQRSEILIFTGGLGPTPDDLTCESIADFFGVPLVERPEIIEDIARKYAQRRRQMTPSNRKQALIPQGAEILLNPTGTAPGIIWQPHPGLTIFTFPGVPSEMQRMWSETAVPYLQSLGWGKEIIYSRMLKFWGIPESALAEKVAAYLYLPNPTVAPYASKGEVKLRVSAKATSEAEAQELIAPVEKQLKEIAGLDYYGADDDTLASVVGQLLRELGETLSVAESCTGGGLGQMLTEISGSSDYFWGGVISYDNSVKVGLLGVNQEDLAEFGAVSATVAEQMAAGVRSRLGTSWGLSITGIAGPTGGTEAKPVGLVYIGLAAPDDKVESFEYRFGAGRSRSLVRHLSACTALDNLRRKLLTRSQ; encoded by the coding sequence ATGAGTGCAGAAATAATTTGTGTTGGTACTGAACTGCTGCTGGGAAACATCCTGAACAGCAACTCTCAATATTTGGCAATTCAGTTAGCGAAATTGGGTATACCTCATTACTATCAAACAGTGGTAGGAGATAACCCACAGAGACTAAAGCATGTTATGGAAATTGCTAGTCAAAGATCGGAAATATTAATTTTTACTGGCGGTCTTGGCCCTACACCAGATGACCTTACCTGCGAAAGTATCGCCGATTTTTTTGGCGTTCCTTTGGTAGAACGTCCCGAAATCATTGAGGATATTGCCCGCAAATATGCTCAACGCCGTCGGCAAATGACACCTAGCAATCGCAAGCAAGCTTTAATACCTCAAGGGGCAGAAATTTTACTTAACCCCACTGGCACGGCACCAGGTATTATCTGGCAACCTCATCCGGGGTTAACAATTTTTACTTTCCCTGGGGTGCCCAGTGAAATGCAGCGGATGTGGTCAGAAACAGCAGTACCTTATCTGCAAAGCCTCGGTTGGGGCAAGGAAATCATTTATAGTCGGATGTTAAAGTTTTGGGGCATTCCTGAATCTGCTTTAGCAGAAAAAGTTGCAGCTTATCTCTACTTGCCTAACCCAACAGTAGCACCCTATGCCAGTAAGGGGGAAGTTAAGTTACGAGTTTCGGCAAAAGCAACTTCTGAAGCTGAAGCGCAGGAATTGATTGCACCTGTAGAGAAACAACTCAAAGAAATTGCTGGGTTGGATTATTATGGTGCTGATGATGACACGCTTGCTTCCGTGGTAGGTCAGTTATTACGTGAGTTGGGAGAAACTCTTTCTGTGGCAGAATCTTGCACTGGCGGCGGACTAGGGCAGATGTTGACAGAAATTTCTGGTAGTTCTGATTACTTTTGGGGTGGAGTCATTTCCTATGACAACTCAGTGAAAGTAGGGCTTTTGGGGGTTAATCAGGAAGACTTGGCAGAATTTGGGGCCGTAAGTGCTACTGTAGCAGAGCAAATGGCCGCAGGAGTGCGATCGCGTCTTGGCACTAGTTGGGGACTGAGTATTACTGGTATTGCCGGGCCAACTGGGGGTACCGAAGCGAAGCCAGTGGGTTTGGTTTACATCGGTTTAGCAGCGCCAGATGACAAGGTGGAAAGTTTTGAATATCGCTTTGGTGCAGGTCGGAGTCGGTCTTTAGTTCGTCATCTTAGTGCCTGTACTGCTTTGGATAATCTGCGGCGGAAGTTACTGACAAGATCGCAGTAA
- a CDS encoding DUF4278 domain-containing protein, translated as MHLSYRGTRYQSQANQLQTSDNNKEGNYRGNAYKIAKAIDAQAQKCSQLKYRGVNYKNCVG; from the coding sequence ATGCATCTTTCTTATCGTGGCACTCGTTATCAATCTCAGGCTAATCAATTACAAACTTCAGACAATAATAAAGAGGGTAATTACCGAGGAAATGCTTACAAAATTGCTAAGGCTATAGATGCTCAAGCTCAAAAATGCTCTCAACTAAAATATCGTGGAGTTAATTATAAAAATTGCGTAGGCTAA
- the rbsK gene encoding ribokinase, with translation MTVIVFGSINIDLVATAPRLPLPGETLLGHHFFKAAGGKGANQAVALAKLGIPTQIVGRVGAQGFGTELINSLQAAGVQTENVFMDETISSGVAIITVYDAGENQIIVIPGANGRVNQEDVTRVSRLLSGSSALLLQFEIPMFAVVAAAQVATEAGVTVILDPAPAQSDVPDELYPLVDIITPNEVEAGQLVGFPVSGQESAKKAAAQLLKKGVKNAIVKLGAQGVVCATSDETFFVPAFPVQAVDTTAAGDAFNGGLAAALSQGLSLHQAVVWGAAAGALAATKPGAQPSLPDRLAFDAFLKEKRVVSG, from the coding sequence ATGACTGTTATCGTCTTTGGCAGCATCAATATAGATTTAGTAGCAACTGCACCCCGATTACCACTTCCTGGAGAAACGCTGCTAGGACATCATTTTTTTAAAGCAGCAGGCGGTAAAGGTGCAAATCAAGCGGTAGCATTGGCAAAATTGGGAATTCCTACTCAGATAGTGGGACGTGTAGGCGCACAGGGTTTTGGCACAGAACTTATAAATAGTTTGCAAGCTGCTGGTGTGCAAACTGAAAATGTATTCATGGATGAAACAATTAGTTCTGGCGTTGCGATTATTACTGTTTATGATGCAGGCGAAAATCAAATTATTGTTATTCCTGGTGCAAACGGACGTGTCAATCAAGAAGATGTAACAAGAGTGTCGCGTTTGCTATCGGGAAGCTCAGCACTACTGTTACAATTTGAAATTCCTATGTTTGCAGTAGTTGCAGCTGCACAAGTAGCAACAGAAGCAGGAGTAACCGTAATTCTCGATCCCGCACCCGCACAATCTGATGTACCAGATGAACTTTACCCCTTGGTTGATATTATTACTCCCAATGAAGTAGAAGCAGGACAACTAGTAGGTTTTCCTGTCTCTGGACAAGAGTCGGCGAAAAAGGCAGCTGCACAACTGTTAAAAAAGGGTGTGAAAAATGCGATCGTGAAATTAGGCGCACAAGGTGTAGTTTGTGCCACCTCTGATGAAACTTTCTTTGTGCCTGCGTTTCCAGTGCAGGCGGTAGATACTACCGCTGCTGGAGATGCGTTTAATGGTGGTTTAGCCGCTGCACTATCCCAAGGACTTTCTTTGCATCAAGCAGTGGTATGGGGTGCAGCAGCAGGTGCATTAGCTGCGACTAAACCAGGTGCACAACCTTCGCTTCCAGATAGGTTGGCGTTTGATGCCTTTCTTAAAGAAAAGAGAGTTGTTAGTGGTTAG